From a region of the Podospora pseudopauciseta strain CBS 411.78 chromosome 7 map unlocalized CBS411.78m_7, whole genome shotgun sequence genome:
- the DRS2 gene encoding aminophospholipid translocase (EggNog:ENOG503NX4W; COG:P) — translation MTGRPPPGGPAPPRNDLLLDLDNDQPVYSTGQRSALTDDDLLNSYAYDQDGAQARPSVSYDDFVGSGQERQQPGGRGPPPVGTSASAAGPASPYGSQPVNRQYSQTSDLGNYQRYADDFDDYPEDGTSYYQAGGAPGADSAAAANARNRNSVLSLGGGLLGRVKNKLGMGQGYSEMDLPLTESRTGPRPEPGGAGGGAPPPKDKGNFKFGFGRSKPDPSTLGPRIIHLNNPPANAANKYVDNHVSTAKYNIATFLPKFLFEQFSKFANIFFLFTAGLQQIPGLSPTNRYTTIGPLIVVLLVSAGKELVEDYRRKQADKALNQSKARILRGSSFEETKWINVSVGDIIRVESEEPFPADLVLVASSEPEGLCYIETANLDGETNLKIKQALPETSTMVSSSDLGRLGGRIKSEQPNSSLYTYEATLTMQAGGGEKELPLNPEQLLLRGATLRNTPWIHGVVVFTGHETKLMRNATATPIKRTRVEKQLNTLVLVLVGILLVLSAISTIGHLVQQSVQGDALAYLYLDSMDGAAAVARLFIKDMVTYWVLFSALVPISLFVTLELVKYWHGILINDDMDIYYDVNDTPANCRTSSLVEELGMVEYVFSDKTGTLTCNMMEFKACSIAGIMYAEKVPEDRVPTMEDGVEVGIHEFRQLRENIKSHPSAQAIHHFLALLATCHTVIPETSDTGNIKYQAASPDEGALVEGAVQLGYKFVARKPRAVIIEANGERLEYELLAVCEFNSTRKRMTTIYRCPDGVVRCYTKGADTVILERLNDNNPHVDVTLRHLEEYASEGLRTLCLAMREVPEHEFQEWFQIYEKAQTTVGGNRADELDKAAELIEHDFYLLGATAIEDKLQDGVPETIHTLQEAGIKVWVLTGDRQETAINIGMSCKLLSEDMMLLIVNEEDADATRDNLQKKIDAIRNQTDATIEMDTLALVIDGKSLTYALEKDMEKLFLDLAVMCKAVICCRVSPLQKAMVVKLVKKYQKQSILLAIGDGANDVSMIQAAHIGIGISGMEGLQAARSADVSIAQFRYLRKLLLVHGAWSYHRVAKAILFSFYKNITLYLTQFWYTFQNVFSGEVIYESWTLSFYNVFYTVLPPLVLGILDQFVSARLLDRYPQLYNLGQSNSFFNKRVFASWISNAVYHSLLLYIGGSLFWINDGVQGNSVPAGKWVWGTAMYGAVLLTVLGKAALVTNNWTKYHVIAIPGSFVIWVVFVAVYGIVAPKLNFSTEYHGIIPLLFSSPQFWIQMPTLAILCLSRDFAWKFSKRLWKPEAYHHVQEIQKYNIQDYRPRMEQFQKAIRKVRQVQRMRKQRGYAFSAADESQTRVLQAYDTTQHRGRYGEMASSRPVQ, via the exons ATGACAGGCCGTCCGCCTCCCGGGGGTCCCGCGCCCCCGCGAAATGATCTCCTGCTCGATCTCGACAATGATCAGCCCGTATACAGCACAGGCCAGCGGTCAGCCTTGACCGACGACGACCTCTTAAATTCATATGCCTACGACCAGGACGGTGCGCAGGCGCGTCCCTCGGTATCCTACGATGACTTTGTAGGCTCTGGACAGGAAAGACAACAaccaggagggagggggccACCACCTGTTGGCACATCGGCTTCCGCCGCAGGCCCCGCAAGCCCGTATGGATCGCAACCGGTCAACAGGCAATACAGCCAGACGTCAGATCTGGGCAACTACCAGAGATACGCCgacgactttgacgactATCCGGAGGATGGGACCTCATATTACCAGGCCGGGGGAGCGCCCGGCGCTGATTCCGCAGCGGCGGCCAATGCGAGGAACCGTAATAGTGTTCTGAGCCTGGGTGGCGGCTTGCTCGGAAGAGTGAAAAACAAGCTTGGAATGGGTCAGGGATACTCGGAAATGGATCTGCCACTGACGGAATCACGGACGGGACCAAGACCCGAACCCGGGGGTGCCGGAGGGGGGGCTCCTCCGCCGAAGGATAAGGGGAATTTCAAGTTCGGCTTCGGACGGTCGAAGCCCGACCCGTCGACACTCGGACCCCGAATCATccatctcaacaaccccccagcGAACGCCGCAAACAAGTACGTCGACAACCACGTATCGACGGCCAAGTACAATATTGCTACCTTTCTGCCCAAGTTCTTGTTTGAGCAGTTTTCGAAGTTTGCCAAcattttcttcttgttcacCGCTGGCTTGCAGCAGATTCCGGGCCTGTCGCCAACAAACAGATACACCACCATCGGTCCCCTTAttgttgtgttgttggtATCAGCGGGTAaggagttggtggaggattACCGGCGAAAACAGGCCGACAAGGCCCTAAACCAGTCCAAGGCGCGGATCTTACGAGGGTCATCTTTTGAGGAAACGAAGTGGATCAATGTTTCTGTGGGCGACATTATTCGGGTTGAGTCCGAGGAGCCTTTCCCGGCCGATTTGGTCTTGGTGGCAAGCTCGGAGCCGGAAGGATTGTGCTATATCGAAACCGCAAACCTGGATGGAGAAACCAATCTGAAAATCAAGCAGGCCCTACCCGAGACGTCGACAATGGTTAGCTCGAGTGATCTTGGCAGGTTGGGAGGCAGGATCAAGTCCGAGCAGCCCAACAGCAGCCTTTACACATACGAAGCTACCCTAACGATGcaggctggtggaggagagaaagagctGCCCCTGAATCCCGAGCAGCTGTTGCTTCGTGGTGCTACTTTGCGCAACACCCCCTGGATCCACGGTGTGGTTGTGTTCACCGGCCACGAGACCAAGCTCATGCGAAATGCAACGGCGACCCCCATCAAACGCACCAGGGTTGAGAAACAGCTCAACACCCTCGTGTTGGTTCTCGTCGGTATTCTTTTGGTTCTCAGTGCCATCTCTACCATCGGTCATCTTGTCCAGCAAAGCGTTCAAGGTGACGCCCTCGCTTATCTCTACCTGGATTCCATGGACGGCGCCGCTGCTGTTGCTCGTCTCTTTATCAAGGATATGGTAACGTACTGGGTGCTCTTCTCCGCTTTGGTTCCCATCTCTCTCTTCGTCACCCTCGAATTGGTCAAGTACTGGCACGGCATTCTCATCAATGACGATATGGATATCTACTACGACGTCAACGACACCCCTGCGAACTGCCGCACGTCGagtttggtggaggagttgggcaTGGTGGAATATGTGTTTTCCGACAAGACTGGTACCTTGACCTGCAATATGATGGAGTTCAAGGCGTGTTCGATTGCTGGAATTATGTATGCCGAAAAGGTGCCCGAGGACCGCGTGCCGACGAtggaggatggtgtcgaAGTTGGCATCCATGAGTTTAGGCAGCTCAGGGAGAACATTAAGAGCCACCCTAGCGCCCAGGCCATTCACCACTTTCTTGCCCTGCTGGCCACCTGCCACACGGTTATCCCCGAGACGAGCGACACTGGCAACATCAAGTACCAGGCTGCTTCTCCTGACGAAGGTGCTCTTGTCGAAGGAGCTGTGCAGCTGGGCTACAAGTTTGTGGCTCGTAAGCCCCGCGCTGTGATTATCGAGGCCAATGGTGAAAGGCTCGAGTACGAGCTTTTGGCTGTGTGCGAGTTCAACTCCACCAGAAAGAGAATGACTACCATATACCGCTGCCCTGACGGGGTGGTTCGCTGCTACACCAAGGGTGCTGATACTGTTATCTTGGAGCGTCTGAACGATAACAACCCGCATGTCGATGTCACGCTTCGCCATCTCGAGGAGTATGCGTCGGAAGGTCTCCGGACTCTGTGCTTGGCCATGCGCGAGGTTCCTGAACATGAGTTCCAGGAGTGGTTCCAGATCTATGAAAAGGCCCAGACGACTGTCGGCGGAAACCGCGCAGACGAACTCGACAAGGCTGCGGAGCTCATTGAGCATGACTTCTACCTGCTTGGTGCCACCGCTATTGAGGACAAGCTGCAAGATGGTGTCCCCGAGACTATTCACACGCTTCAGGAGGCCGGTATCAAGGTCTGGGTCCTCACTGGCGACAGACAAGAAACTGCCATCAATATTGGCATGAGTTGCAAGCTTCTCAGCGAAGACATGATGCTGCTCATTGTtaacgaggaggatgccgatgCTACAAGGGACAACCTGCAAAAGAAGATTGATGCCATTCGGAATCAAACCGATGCGACGATTGAGATGGATACTCTGGCTCTGGTCATTGATGGAAAATCCCTAACGTATGCCCTGGAGAAGGACATGGAGAAGCTTTTTCTCGATCTCGCGGTCATGTGCAAGGCGGTTATTTGCTGCCGTGTGTCTCCCCTGCAAAAGGCCATGGTGGTTAAGCTGGTCAAGAAGTATCAGAAGCAGTCGATTCTTCTCGCTATTGGCGATGGAGCCAACGACGTTTCCATGATTCAGGCTGCTCATATTGGTATTGGTATCAGTGGTATGGAAGGTCTCCAGGCTGCCCGCAGTGCTGATGTTTCCATTGCTCAGTTCCGGTACCTGAGGAAGCTGTTGCTTGTGCACGGTGCGTGGAGTTATCACCGTGTGGCGAAGGCtattttgttttctttttacaAGAACATCACCTTGTATCTGACGCAGTTTTGG TACACGTTCCAAAACGTCTTCTCTGGTGAAGTCATTTACGAATCCTGGACCCTCTCCTTCTACAACGTCTTTTACACggtcctccctcccctcgtACTTGGTATCCTCGACCAGTTTGTCTCCGCCCGCCTGCTTGACCGCTATCCCCAACTCTACAACCTTGGTCAGAGCaacagcttcttcaacaagcGCGTCTTTGCCTCCTGGATCTCCAACGCGGTCTACCACTCTCTCCTGCTCTACATTGGCGGCTCCCTCTTCTGGATCAACGATGGTGTCCAAGGCAACAGCGTCCCCGCCGGAAAATGGGTCTGGGGTACAGCCATGTACGGCGCCGTCTTGTTGACTGTCCTTGGCAAGGCCGCGTTGGTGACGAACAACTGGACCAAGTACCACGTCATCGCCATCCCAGGCTCGTTTGTGAtttgggtggtgtttgtaGCTGTCTACGGCATTGTCGCGCCCAAGCTCAACTTTTCGACGGAATACCACGGGATCATCCCCTTGCTGTTTTCCAGCCCGCAATTTTGGATCCAGATGCCGACGCTGGCGATTTTGTGCTTGTCGAGGGATTTTGCGTGGAAGTTTAGCAAGAGGTTGTGGAAGCCGGAGGCGTATCACCATGTGCAGGAGATTCAAAAGTATAATATTCAGGATTATAGGCCGAG AATGGAACAATTCCAAAAGGCGATTAGAAAAGTGAGGCAGGtgcagaggatgaggaagcaGAGGGGTTACGCCTTTTCGGCGGCGGACGAGTCGCAGACGAGAGTGTTGCAGGCGTATGATACTACGCAGCATAGAGGACGGTATGGAGAGATGGCTAGTTCGAGGCCGGTGCAAtga
- a CDS encoding uncharacterized protein (COG:S; EggNog:ENOG503P6H9): MVCGKCQKLSSTTLATPGVKKKSEMYYGSAASSSASSSKSATLGQNGISKSKLLSKAAKNPYAQYSSSCTQCKTKVNQGHTYCHKCAYKAAACAVCGKPEKKKSAAAPIVDGTKRSLK, from the exons ATGGTCTGCGGAAAATGCCAAAAACTCAGCTCAACCACACTAGCCACGCCGGgcgtcaagaagaagagtgaGATGTACTACGGCTCAGCcgcctcatcatcagcatcgtcGTCCAAATCAGCCACCCTCGGGCAGAACGGCATTTCCAAGAGCAAGCTGCTGTCAAAAGCGGCGAAGAACCCATATGCTCAGTATTCGAGTTCTTGCACACAATGCAAGACCAAGGTAAACCAAGGGCACACATATTGCCACAAGTGCGCATACAAGGCAGCTG CCTGCGCCGTGTGTGGTAAgccagaaaagaaaaagtcagcagcagcgccaaTTGTGGATGGCACCAAGAGGTCTCTGAAGTGA
- a CDS encoding uncharacterized protein (COG:I; MEROPS:MER0017177; EggNog:ENOG503NZHF) — protein sequence MAACIANASAVVPGYGFWFPESIKSVGPFGWHEGGSSWLCCMGKQRLRLGIGIHDAAVEREMRGFMQPIAGMIVAVGLIKPPKTAKKKMVDKLVPNDPRVKHHTTTLPSGHTYHYLEALPSSGTPAATVVLIHGFPDLSFGWRHQIPFLTSLSLRVIVPDMLGYGLSSAPSPIPPYSYKSLSTDLASLIQLVSPSHPIILGGHDWGGAIVWRLALRHPALILGVFSICTPYNAPNSQGYIPKKVLIDQFLPNFAYQLQFEDPTLENKIQAAGRDGIRKFLNILYGSKDSKTGKGHFVANVGIDLSLFDEGVKVEKSELLSEEELEFYVDQYERNGVHAPMNYYRTWDVNYEEEKADLVKEGKSKVEVPGMILTATRDTALPPKMADNMEQFFPRGLIKREVEANHWATWENPEEVNKAIGEFVGELLKGRAMGFKASI from the exons ATGGCGGCTTGCATAG CAAATGCCTCGGCCGTGGTACCTGGATATGGATTCTGGTTCCCGGAATCGATCAAATCGGTTGGCCCTTTTGGGTGGCATGAGGGGGGGAGCTCTTGGCTTTGCTGCATGGGCAAGCAACGGCTTAGACTCGGGATCGGAATTCATGACGCAGCTGTTGAAAGGGAAATGCGGGGCTTCATGCAACCGATTGCAGGTATGATTGTTGCAGTAGGGTT AATCAAGCCCCCTAAAaccgccaaaaaaaaaatggtCGACAAACTCGTCCCCAACGACCCCCGCGtcaaacaccacaccaccaccctcccctcaggACACACCTACCACTACCTCGAagccctcccctccagcgGCACCCCCGCCGCGACGGTAGTCCTCATCCATGGCTTCCCCGACCTCTCCTTCGGCTGGCGCCACCAaatccccttcctcacctccctctccctccgcgTCATCGTCCCCGACATGCTAGGCTAcggcctctcctccgccccttCCCCCATCCCGCCCTATTCCTACAAATCCCTCTCCACcgacctcgcctccctcatTCAGCtcgtctccccctcccaccccatcatcctcggcggCCACGACTGGGGCGGCGCCATCGTCTGGCGCCTCGCCCTCCGGCACCCCGCCCTCATCCTGGGCGTCTTCAGCATCTGCACCCCTTACAACGCCCCCAACAGCCAGGGTTACATCCCCAAAAAGGTCCTCATCGACCAGTTCCTCCCCAACTTTGCCTACCAGCTCCAATTCGAAGATCCCACCCTCGAAAACAAAATCCAGGCCGCCGGGAGGGACGGCATCAGAAAGTTTCTAAACATCCTCTACGGCAGCAAAGACAGCAAAACTGGCAAGGGCCATTTCGTCGCCAACGTGGGGATTGACCTCTCCCTTTTTGACGAAGGAGTCAAAGTGGAAAAGTCAGAGTTGTTgtccgaggaggagctggagtttTACGTTGACCAGTATGAGCGTAACGGGGTCCACGCCCCGATGAATTACTACCGGACGTGGGACGTGAAttacgaggaggagaaggctgatttggtgaaggaggggaagagcaAGGTTGAGGTGCCGGGCATGATTCTTACCGCGACGAGGGACACTGCCTTGCCGCCGAAGATGGCGGATAATATGGAGCAGTTTTTCCCCAGGGGGTTGATCAAGAGAGAGGTGGAGGCCAATCATTGGGCTACGTGGGAGAATCCGGAAGAGGTTAACAAGGCTATTGGGGAGTTTGTGGGGGAGTTGCTCAAGGGGAGGGCGATGGGGTTCAAGGCTTCGATTTGA
- a CDS encoding uncharacterized protein (COG:S; EggNog:ENOG503P3YQ) has product MAELEEFPSRNRNKRKASSSPPPSNAEAKRSRVDDLPDYHDDHRGPPHQGDPLGYDNRSRSPFHQRHPNSSYPRRDSYRQPAPLPQEPLAPPPKKSVTQEERKRGQRLFGGILGTLSGQTREGSNLHKRRQDIERRQHERVQRQEVEDEKHRRERLERGRRERMMNQIEVDEKSMHARHEDRMEKARCLMTRSYPRILYRPWELTREQSRTVSNQVRDAEDRIDRELAVWKRERERRYRELGAPVPAPVRPREDSHRREPAHTRKEDGRRERDRPREPAPISENDSGDDGRHQQDSLPKDTQMEVDDHQPKKNEQVQEKEKDSEQKRRSSDQHHDEVMVQDAEDTVIY; this is encoded by the exons CGACGACTTGCCAGACTACCATGATGATCACAGGGgacctcctcaccaaggAGACCCTCTAGGTTATGACAACCGATCCCGCAGTCCATTCCACCAAAGACATCCCAACTCTTCTTACCCAAGAAGAGACAGCTACCGCCAACCGGCCCCGCTACCGCAGGAACCGCtggccccaccaccaaaaaagtCAGTCACCCAGGAAGAGCGCAAGCGCGGCCAGAGGCTGTTTGGTGGGATTTTGGGGACTTTGAGCGGGCAGACGAGGGAAGGTAGTAATTTGCATAAACGGAGGCAGGATATCGAGCGGAGGCAGCATGAGAGGGTGCAGAggcaggaggtggaggatgagaagcacaggcgggagaggttggagagggggaggagggagaggatgatgaatcagattgaggtggatgagaagAGTATGCATGCGAGGCATGAGGATaggatggagaaggcgaggtgTTTGATGACGAGGAGTTATCCGAGGATT CTCTACCGCCCTTGGGAACTAACGCGGGAACAATCACGGACGGTTAGCAATCAGGTCCGTGATGCGGAAGACAGGATAGATAGGGAGTTGGCGgtgtggaagagggagagggagaggaggtatCGTGAGTTGGGGGCTCCGGTGCCGGCACCTGTACGTCCTAGGGAGGATAGTCATCGTCGAGAACCAGCACATACCAGAAAGGAAGACGGCCGTCGGGAAAGAGACAGACCACGGGAACCAGCACCGATTTCCGAAAACGATAGCGGCGATGATGGTCGTCATCAGCAGGACAGCCTGCCAAAAGATACCCagatggaggtggatgaccaccagcccaagaagaaCGAACAGGTtcaagagaaggagaaggacagTGAACAGAAGCGACGAAGCTCGGATCAGCATCATGACGAGGTGATGGTGCAGGATGCGGAGGATACAGTTATTTACTAA